From a region of the Geothrix sp. 21YS21S-2 genome:
- a CDS encoding amidohydrolase family protein yields MDAPQPVFDTLIRNALVVDGTGGPRFKADVGLLDGRIHAVGDLGPARAAAVLDAQGQVLAPGFIDTHTHDDRAVFRADSILPKSSQGVTTVVVGNCGISLAPLSPLQAPPAPLDLLGGAEDFTFPTFAAYARALQDAPLATNVAALVGHGTLRVRTMEDWSGPADPGQLRAMVRDVEEAMEAGARGLSTGLAYPTNSGADTAEVVALARAAARHGGRLAMHVRDEFDGVAGATREAFRCARESGAFLVLSHQKVAGRANRGRSSELLRLYAEEGAGVPFAIDAYPYTAGSTVLDPAFASQSSKVLVSWSLPHPKAAGHTLAQVAKGWGCTEAQALERLKPGGAIYFHMDEADVERFLAFDRCMVGSDGLPHDVHPHPRLWGTFARFLRVYVAERNLFTLEQAVHRMTGLPAEVFGLAGRGLVKPGCHADLVLFDPAKVRDMATYEHPGLAAEGILEVFVNGVPREAGKAGQFL; encoded by the coding sequence ATGGACGCCCCCCAGCCCGTCTTCGACACCCTGATCCGGAACGCCCTGGTGGTGGACGGGACGGGAGGCCCCCGCTTCAAGGCCGACGTGGGGCTCCTGGACGGCCGCATCCATGCCGTGGGGGACCTGGGCCCGGCCCGCGCCGCGGCGGTGCTGGACGCGCAGGGCCAGGTGCTCGCCCCGGGGTTCATCGACACCCACACGCACGACGACCGCGCCGTGTTCCGCGCGGATTCCATCCTCCCCAAGTCGAGCCAGGGGGTCACCACCGTGGTGGTGGGAAACTGCGGCATCAGCCTGGCGCCCCTTTCCCCCCTCCAGGCCCCCCCCGCCCCCCTCGACCTCCTGGGCGGTGCGGAGGACTTCACGTTCCCCACCTTCGCCGCCTACGCCCGGGCCCTCCAGGACGCCCCGCTCGCCACCAACGTGGCCGCCCTGGTGGGCCACGGAACCCTGCGCGTGCGCACCATGGAGGACTGGTCGGGGCCCGCGGACCCCGGGCAGCTGCGGGCCATGGTGCGGGACGTGGAGGAGGCCATGGAGGCCGGCGCCCGCGGCCTCAGCACCGGCCTGGCCTACCCCACGAACAGCGGCGCCGACACCGCCGAGGTGGTGGCCCTGGCCCGGGCCGCGGCGAGGCACGGCGGCCGCCTCGCCATGCACGTGCGCGACGAGTTCGACGGCGTGGCCGGCGCCACCCGCGAAGCCTTCCGCTGCGCCCGGGAATCCGGGGCCTTCCTGGTGCTCAGCCACCAGAAGGTCGCAGGCCGGGCCAACCGCGGCCGCAGCAGCGAGCTCCTGCGCCTCTACGCGGAGGAGGGCGCCGGGGTCCCCTTCGCCATCGACGCCTACCCCTACACCGCGGGCTCCACGGTGCTGGACCCGGCCTTCGCCTCCCAGTCCAGCAAGGTGCTGGTCTCCTGGTCCCTGCCCCATCCCAAGGCCGCGGGCCACACCCTGGCCCAGGTGGCCAAGGGCTGGGGCTGCACCGAGGCCCAGGCCCTGGAGCGCCTCAAGCCCGGGGGAGCCATCTACTTCCACATGGACGAGGCCGACGTGGAGCGCTTCCTGGCCTTCGACCGCTGCATGGTCGGCTCCGACGGCCTGCCCCACGACGTCCATCCCCATCCCCGCCTCTGGGGCACCTTCGCGCGCTTCCTCCGCGTGTACGTGGCCGAGCGCAACCTCTTCACCCTGGAGCAGGCCGTGCACAGGATGACGGGCCTGCCCGCGGAGGTCTTCGGCCTTGCGGGCCGGGGCCTGGTCAAGCCCGGGTGCCACGCGGACCTGGTCCTGTTCGATCCGGCCAAGGTGCGCGACATGGCCACCTACGAGCACCCCGGCCTGGCTGCGGAGGGGATCCTGGAGGTGTTCGTGAACGGCGTGCCGCGGGAAGCGGGGAAGGCGGGACAGTTCCTCTGA
- a CDS encoding phosphatase PAP2 family protein — protein sequence MAGSRRPFGLAAPLGSWRPLDRWVVGYALATLPFLGYGWLRGHPGCAAQAGVNALVIAGCLLIARWSRDTAAVVPTVLRLFYAPIIYWCFYHQVQTLWPLFHTLPLDGHLARADQALFGCQPSLAWRAALPQRWLSEIFCFAYLVYYFFTPIVGFTALLRSGYAAAERVILAATACFFVCYALFWMFPTVGPHFWFPPAQGPRLYDGYVFNHALFFFTRGGEIRGGAFPSSHIAVATLFTLWARREVKALFAPLAVVTAVMLPAVVYLRAHYLVDVPAGLLVGAVAYWASARTLAASR from the coding sequence ATGGCTGGCTCTAGGCGCCCCTTCGGCCTGGCCGCCCCGCTGGGGTCCTGGCGTCCCCTGGACCGCTGGGTGGTGGGTTACGCCCTGGCCACCCTGCCCTTCCTGGGCTACGGCTGGCTGCGGGGCCACCCCGGCTGCGCCGCCCAGGCGGGCGTCAATGCCCTGGTGATCGCCGGATGCCTGCTGATCGCCCGGTGGAGCCGGGACACCGCCGCCGTCGTCCCCACGGTCCTCCGCCTCTTCTACGCCCCCATCATCTACTGGTGCTTCTACCATCAGGTGCAGACCCTGTGGCCCCTGTTCCACACCCTGCCCCTGGACGGCCACCTGGCCCGGGCCGACCAGGCCCTCTTCGGCTGCCAGCCCTCCCTGGCCTGGCGCGCCGCCCTGCCCCAGCGCTGGCTCTCCGAGATCTTCTGCTTCGCCTACCTGGTCTACTACTTCTTCACGCCCATAGTGGGGTTCACCGCCCTCCTGAGGTCCGGCTACGCCGCCGCCGAGCGGGTGATCCTCGCGGCCACGGCCTGTTTCTTCGTGTGCTATGCGCTGTTCTGGATGTTCCCCACCGTCGGGCCGCACTTCTGGTTCCCGCCGGCCCAGGGCCCGCGGCTCTACGACGGGTACGTCTTCAACCATGCGCTCTTCTTCTTCACCCGGGGCGGCGAGATCCGCGGCGGGGCCTTCCCCAGCTCCCACATCGCGGTCGCCACGCTGTTCACGCTTTGGGCCCGGCGGGAGGTGAAGGCGCTGTTCGCGCCGCTGGCGGTGGTGACGGCGGTGATGCTGCCGGCGGTGGTGTACCTCCGGGCGCACTACCTGGTGGATGTGCCGGCGGGGCTCCTCGTGGGGGCCGTCGCCTACTGGGCCAGCGCCCGGACCCTCGCCGCTTCCCGCTAG
- a CDS encoding NAD(P)-dependent oxidoreductase — MTAPASVLVTGGHGFIGSHLCGRLAQRGCRVRILARPGADLANLEGLDVEVVRGDLTDPGSLQAALAGVGRVFHLAGALKGFTEAGLMAVNRDGTRNLVQACPPGLERFVLVSSLAAAGPSPGGPEPRPGGAPDAPLTWYGRSKLEAERVVLASGLPSVILRPPVVFGPRDRDVLSYFRIAARGFLPVPGARERWYSLVFAPDLAEGIAKAGDAPLPPGQIIPLVNPDPVTWLDLGRRIARALGRRCRELHLPETAIRAAGQMAGLAARLRGRPEIFSPQKVVEMLAPAWVASPEKARALLDWTPRTSLDQALWQTVRWYRDHGWL; from the coding sequence ATGACCGCCCCTGCTAGCGTCCTGGTCACCGGGGGCCACGGCTTCATCGGGTCCCACCTCTGCGGGCGGCTCGCGCAACGCGGGTGCCGGGTGCGGATCCTGGCCCGGCCCGGCGCCGACCTCGCGAACCTCGAAGGCCTGGACGTGGAGGTGGTCCGGGGCGACCTCACCGACCCCGGCAGCCTTCAGGCGGCCCTGGCCGGGGTCGGCCGCGTCTTCCACCTGGCCGGGGCCCTGAAGGGCTTCACCGAAGCCGGCCTCATGGCCGTGAACCGGGACGGCACCCGGAACCTCGTGCAGGCCTGCCCCCCCGGCCTCGAGCGGTTCGTGCTGGTCTCCAGCCTCGCCGCCGCCGGCCCCAGCCCCGGCGGTCCCGAACCCAGGCCCGGCGGCGCCCCCGACGCCCCCCTCACCTGGTACGGGCGCAGCAAGCTCGAGGCCGAGCGCGTGGTCCTGGCCTCGGGCCTTCCCAGCGTCATCCTCCGCCCCCCGGTGGTCTTCGGTCCCCGGGACCGGGACGTGCTGAGCTACTTCCGCATCGCCGCCCGGGGCTTCCTGCCGGTCCCGGGCGCCCGGGAGCGCTGGTACTCCCTGGTGTTCGCCCCGGACCTGGCCGAGGGCATCGCGAAGGCCGGTGACGCCCCCCTGCCCCCGGGCCAGATCATCCCCCTGGTGAACCCCGATCCCGTCACCTGGCTGGACCTGGGCCGGCGCATCGCCAGGGCCCTGGGCCGCAGGTGCCGGGAGCTCCACCTCCCGGAGACGGCCATCCGGGCCGCAGGCCAGATGGCCGGCCTTGCCGCCCGCCTCCGGGGCCGCCCGGAAATCTTCTCCCCCCAGAAGGTGGTGGAAATGCTGGCCCCCGCCTGGGTCGCCAGCCCCGAGAAGGCCCGGGCCCTGCTCGATTGGACGCCGAGAACCTCCCTGGACCAGGCCCTGTGGCAGACCGTCCGCTGGTACCGCGATCATGGCTGGCTCTAG
- a CDS encoding substrate-binding domain-containing protein, translated as MNVGRICIIAFAAICLRAQDLVLAVGITPAQNIFNRIQGTFEKATGIHLVLKDARSPEAWRLLDAGQVEAASGGLTWEDWVASIKAKNLRVPSEEEITRFQIGIDQIQVVTSPDVLLLELGREELQGIFSGKTTNWKQVGGDDAPIVLLLDPTQIATNDTFRGQILGGAPFGPAKWTFPAGVTLVQAVAATSHSIGFAPKASQESLKVNSPVTPAITRPVLLVIKGKKPSASLRRLLDYLESPEGKQLTVR; from the coding sequence ATGAACGTGGGCCGGATCTGCATCATCGCCTTCGCCGCCATCTGCCTCCGGGCCCAGGACCTCGTCCTGGCGGTGGGCATCACGCCCGCCCAGAACATCTTCAACCGCATCCAGGGGACCTTCGAGAAGGCCACGGGCATCCACCTGGTCCTCAAGGACGCCCGCAGCCCCGAAGCCTGGCGCCTCCTGGACGCCGGGCAGGTGGAAGCCGCCTCGGGCGGCCTCACCTGGGAGGACTGGGTGGCCTCCATCAAGGCCAAGAACCTCCGGGTGCCCTCCGAGGAGGAGATCACCCGGTTCCAGATCGGCATCGACCAGATCCAGGTGGTCACCAGCCCCGACGTGCTCCTGTTGGAGCTCGGCCGGGAGGAGCTGCAGGGCATCTTCAGCGGGAAGACCACCAACTGGAAGCAGGTGGGCGGGGACGACGCCCCCATCGTCCTGCTCCTGGATCCCACCCAGATCGCCACCAACGACACCTTCCGCGGCCAGATACTCGGCGGCGCGCCCTTCGGGCCCGCCAAGTGGACCTTCCCGGCGGGCGTCACCCTGGTGCAGGCCGTCGCGGCCACGTCCCATTCCATCGGCTTCGCCCCCAAGGCCTCCCAGGAGAGCCTCAAGGTCAACAGCCCCGTCACCCCGGCCATCACCCGGCCGGTCCTCCTGGTCATCAAGGGGAAGAAGCCCAGCGCCAGCCTCCGCCGGCTCCTGGACTACCTGGAAAGCCCCGAGGGAAAGCAGCTCACGGTCCGGTGA
- a CDS encoding GNAT family N-acetyltransferase produces the protein MTPGIQVRPATGPGDTEAFIRFPYRLHRSEPHWVPPLILERQEFLDPLKNPLFEYAKVQTFLAIRDGEVVGTIAAVRNDRYGQFHPDEAHVGFFGLYECVPDQAVAGALFDAACAWLRAEGRTVARGPVNLTTNDIVGLLVDGFDSDNAVMMPYNPAYYGSQFEAAGFVRTKDLYAYYMAKADCADRLTAVANRLDRGGLVKIRPLDKKRWPEELAFVRDTYNQAWSKNWGFVPWTDREVAFIAKELKPLVDTRFAFVGEVGGVPAGFIVSIPDANEALKLAQGRLLPLGLLKILWKLKVTGCSSLRTMIMGVLPQYRRRGLDLLMIHRTIQNSLTTGYRGAEVSWILEDNQALLSPLHQMGARRTKTYRVYDRPC, from the coding sequence ATGACCCCGGGGATCCAGGTCCGGCCCGCGACGGGTCCCGGGGACACGGAGGCCTTCATCCGCTTCCCGTACCGCCTGCACCGGTCCGAGCCCCACTGGGTCCCCCCCCTGATCCTGGAACGCCAGGAGTTCCTGGACCCCCTCAAGAACCCGCTCTTCGAATACGCCAAGGTCCAGACCTTCCTGGCCATTCGGGACGGGGAGGTGGTGGGCACCATCGCCGCGGTGCGCAACGACCGCTACGGCCAGTTCCACCCGGACGAGGCGCACGTGGGCTTTTTCGGCCTCTACGAGTGCGTCCCGGACCAGGCGGTGGCCGGCGCCCTCTTCGACGCCGCCTGCGCGTGGCTGCGGGCCGAGGGCAGGACCGTGGCCCGGGGCCCCGTCAACCTCACCACCAACGACATCGTGGGCCTCCTGGTGGACGGCTTCGATTCGGACAACGCCGTCATGATGCCCTACAATCCCGCCTACTACGGCTCCCAGTTCGAGGCCGCGGGTTTCGTCAGGACCAAGGACCTCTACGCCTACTACATGGCCAAGGCCGACTGCGCCGACCGGCTCACGGCGGTGGCCAACCGCCTGGACCGGGGCGGCCTCGTGAAGATCCGGCCCCTCGACAAGAAGCGGTGGCCCGAGGAACTGGCGTTCGTGAGGGACACCTACAACCAGGCCTGGTCGAAGAACTGGGGCTTCGTGCCCTGGACCGACCGCGAGGTGGCGTTCATCGCCAAGGAGCTCAAGCCCCTGGTGGACACGCGCTTCGCCTTCGTGGGAGAGGTGGGCGGGGTGCCCGCGGGCTTCATCGTCTCCATCCCCGACGCCAACGAGGCGCTGAAGCTGGCCCAGGGCCGGCTGCTCCCCTTGGGGCTCCTCAAGATCCTGTGGAAGCTCAAGGTCACCGGCTGCTCCAGCCTGCGCACGATGATCATGGGCGTGCTCCCCCAGTACCGGCGCCGCGGGCTGGACCTCCTGATGATCCACCGCACCATCCAGAACTCCCTGACCACCGGATACCGCGGCGCCGAGGTGAGCTGGATCCTCGAGGACAACCAGGCCCTCCTGAGCCCCCTCCACCAGATGGGGGCCCGGCGCACCAAGACCTACCGCGTGTATGACCGCCCCTGCTAG
- a CDS encoding DNA cytosine methyltransferase: protein MGHLRVIEFFAGMGGWRRAFGARATIAAAYDISPPALATYARIWGERPTARELATVPAAEILRHGADTWAMSPPCQPFCRMGNRQDLEDPRSRAFLRLMELLAAHPPEHLVLESVEGFLGSGAHALLTDRLREGGFHALEYTLDPQRFGLPNQRPRAFVVASRRTLEGRELPGLPTAPLRGFLDPVEDPGLYLGEALRHRPGLDLVTEDATRTACFIGGYGRRYVGSGSFLETERGVRRFSVAETARLLGWEPPPAFPEEVSAEGRYKLLGNGLSIPVAAWVAGHLA from the coding sequence ATGGGGCACCTTCGCGTCATCGAGTTCTTCGCGGGCATGGGCGGCTGGCGCCGCGCCTTCGGCGCACGTGCCACGATCGCGGCGGCCTACGACATCAGCCCGCCGGCCCTGGCCACCTACGCCCGCATCTGGGGCGAACGTCCCACCGCCCGGGAGCTGGCCACCGTGCCCGCCGCGGAAATCCTGCGGCACGGGGCCGACACCTGGGCGATGAGCCCGCCCTGCCAGCCCTTCTGCCGCATGGGGAACCGCCAGGATCTGGAGGACCCGCGCTCCCGGGCCTTCCTCCGCCTGATGGAGCTCCTGGCGGCGCACCCGCCGGAGCACCTGGTGCTGGAGTCCGTGGAGGGCTTCCTGGGCTCCGGGGCCCACGCCCTGCTCACGGACCGGCTCCGGGAGGGCGGCTTCCATGCGCTGGAATACACCCTCGACCCCCAGCGCTTCGGCCTGCCCAACCAGCGGCCCCGGGCCTTCGTGGTGGCCTCCCGGAGGACCCTGGAGGGACGGGAGCTCCCCGGCCTCCCGACGGCGCCCCTGCGGGGGTTCCTGGACCCTGTCGAGGACCCCGGCCTCTACCTGGGCGAAGCCCTCCGGCACCGGCCCGGCCTGGATCTGGTGACGGAGGACGCCACGCGCACCGCATGCTTCATCGGCGGCTACGGTCGGCGCTACGTCGGCAGCGGGTCCTTCCTGGAGACGGAGCGCGGCGTGCGCCGGTTCTCGGTGGCCGAGACCGCGCGGCTGCTGGGGTGGGAGCCTCCCCCGGCGTTCCCGGAGGAGGTGTCCGCTGAGGGGCGCTACAAGCTGCTGGGAAATGGATTGAGCATCCCGGTGGCGGCCTGGGTGGCGGGGCATCTAGCCTAG
- a CDS encoding tRNA threonylcarbamoyladenosine dehydratase produces the protein MRWYARTEQLLGAEPLARLQDARVAVFGLGGVGSYAVEALARAGVGHFRLVDYGAVDATNINRQLFALHSTLGRKKADLAAERILDINPDCDVDARPGFLDPDTVDGFLDPRPDMVVDAIDSLNSKVTLLEAVHRLGIPVVSSMGAGGRMDASQVRVGDISETLICPLARVVRLRLRRRGVASGIPCVYSVEPALNTTPYEPADVGEHHGTGRKRQPIGTVSYMPALFGLRVAQEVIRRLLG, from the coding sequence ATGAGATGGTACGCCCGCACCGAACAGCTCCTGGGCGCCGAGCCCCTGGCCCGGCTCCAGGACGCGCGGGTGGCCGTCTTCGGCCTGGGGGGCGTGGGGTCGTACGCCGTGGAGGCCCTGGCCCGCGCCGGGGTCGGGCACTTCCGCCTGGTCGACTACGGCGCGGTGGACGCCACGAACATCAACCGCCAGCTCTTCGCCCTGCACTCCACCCTCGGCCGGAAGAAGGCGGACCTGGCCGCGGAGCGCATCCTGGACATCAACCCGGACTGCGACGTGGACGCGCGGCCCGGATTCCTGGACCCGGACACCGTGGACGGCTTCCTGGACCCGCGCCCCGACATGGTGGTGGACGCCATCGACTCCCTCAACTCCAAGGTCACCCTCCTGGAGGCCGTGCACCGGCTGGGCATCCCCGTGGTCTCCAGCATGGGCGCCGGCGGCAGGATGGACGCGTCCCAGGTGCGGGTCGGGGACATCTCCGAGACCCTCATCTGCCCCCTGGCGCGGGTCGTGAGGCTGCGCCTGCGCAGGCGGGGCGTGGCCTCGGGCATCCCCTGCGTGTACTCCGTGGAGCCCGCCCTCAACACGACGCCCTACGAACCCGCGGACGTGGGCGAGCACCACGGCACCGGCCGCAAGCGCCAGCCCATCGGGACGGTGTCGTACATGCCGGCGCTGTTCGGGCTGCGGGTGGCGCAGGAAGTGATCCGGAGGCTCCTAGGCTAG
- the ahcY gene encoding adenosylhomocysteinase — protein sequence MTATTTDFQVADLSLAPWGRREIAIAETEMPGLMAIREEYAGAQPLKGARIAGSLHMTIQTAVLIETLIALGAEVRWASCNIFSTQDHAAAAIAQGGTPVFALKGESLDDYWDFTHRIFAFKEGAANMILDDGGDATLLVHLGARAEKDASLLDNPGNEEERALYGAIRRTLATDPGFYSRQLAGIRGVTEETTTGVHRLYQMAEKGELKFPAINVNDSVTKSKFDNLYGCRESLVDGIKRATDVMIAGKVALICGYGDVGKGCAQAMRALSAQVWVTEIDPICALQAAMEGYRVVTMDYAADKADIFVTATGNHHVIDHAHMAKMKDQAIVCNIGHFDSEINIASLEGYRWEEIKPQVDHVIFPDGKRIILLAKGRLVNLGCGTGHPSYVMSSSFANQTLAQIELWTKKGEYAVGVYTLPKKLDEHVARLQLKKLNAQLTELSETQAKYINVPVEGPFKPEHYRY from the coding sequence ATGACCGCCACCACCACCGACTTCCAGGTCGCCGACCTGTCCCTGGCCCCCTGGGGCCGCCGCGAGATCGCCATCGCCGAGACTGAGATGCCCGGCCTCATGGCCATCCGCGAGGAGTACGCGGGAGCCCAGCCCCTCAAGGGCGCGCGCATCGCGGGCTCGCTGCACATGACCATCCAGACCGCGGTGCTCATCGAGACCCTGATCGCCCTGGGCGCCGAGGTGCGCTGGGCCTCCTGCAACATCTTCTCCACCCAGGACCACGCCGCCGCCGCCATCGCCCAGGGCGGCACCCCGGTCTTCGCCCTCAAGGGCGAGAGCCTGGACGACTACTGGGACTTCACGCACCGCATCTTCGCCTTCAAGGAGGGCGCGGCCAACATGATCCTGGACGACGGCGGGGACGCCACCCTCCTGGTGCACCTGGGCGCCCGGGCCGAGAAGGACGCCTCCCTGCTGGACAACCCCGGCAACGAGGAGGAGCGGGCGCTGTACGGCGCCATCCGCCGCACCCTGGCCACCGATCCCGGCTTCTACTCCCGGCAGCTGGCCGGCATCAGGGGCGTCACCGAGGAGACCACCACGGGCGTCCACCGCCTCTACCAGATGGCCGAGAAGGGCGAGCTGAAGTTCCCCGCCATCAACGTCAACGACTCCGTGACCAAGTCCAAGTTCGACAATCTCTACGGCTGCCGCGAGTCCCTGGTGGACGGCATCAAGCGCGCCACCGACGTCATGATCGCCGGCAAGGTCGCCCTCATCTGCGGCTACGGCGACGTCGGCAAGGGCTGCGCCCAGGCCATGCGCGCGCTGAGCGCCCAGGTGTGGGTGACCGAGATCGACCCCATCTGCGCCCTGCAGGCCGCCATGGAGGGCTACCGGGTCGTGACCATGGACTACGCCGCCGACAAGGCCGACATCTTCGTCACCGCCACCGGCAACCACCACGTCATCGACCACGCCCACATGGCGAAGATGAAGGACCAGGCCATCGTCTGCAACATCGGCCACTTCGACAGCGAGATCAACATCGCCTCGCTGGAAGGCTACCGTTGGGAGGAGATCAAGCCCCAGGTGGACCACGTCATCTTCCCCGACGGCAAGCGCATCATCCTGCTGGCCAAGGGCCGCCTGGTGAACCTGGGCTGCGGCACCGGCCACCCCTCCTACGTCATGAGCTCCAGCTTCGCCAACCAGACCCTGGCCCAGATCGAGCTGTGGACGAAGAAGGGCGAGTACGCGGTCGGCGTCTACACCCTGCCCAAGAAGCTCGACGAGCACGTGGCGAGGCTCCAGCTGAAGAAGCTCAACGCCCAGCTCACGGAGCTCTCCGAGACCCAGGCGAAGTACATCAACGTTCCCGTGGAAGGGCCCTTCAAGCCCGAGCACTACCGGTACTAG
- a CDS encoding TatD family hydrolase, whose protein sequence is MLFDAHCHLQDERFGAGLEAVLRRAAQAGVTHMVCCGTREGDWDRVLELGRRPEILPMAGLHPWYVDGASPGWAARLEAAFDAGAGAGECGLDFSDGRPSRELQEEALRAQLALAIRRDLPVSLHCVKAAGRLLEILRETGLPASGGLVHAFSGAPEVALEFQALGLHLSFGRALTVPGARRAHASLAALREDRILFETDSPDLPPEGVTGPNEPANLARIAAASPRPVPAHENASRLFRRWLR, encoded by the coding sequence GTGCTCTTCGACGCGCACTGCCACCTCCAGGACGAGCGCTTCGGCGCCGGGCTGGAGGCGGTGCTGCGCCGGGCCGCCCAGGCCGGGGTGACGCACATGGTCTGCTGCGGCACCCGGGAAGGCGACTGGGACCGGGTGCTGGAGCTGGGCCGCCGGCCGGAGATCCTTCCCATGGCGGGCCTGCATCCCTGGTACGTGGACGGCGCGTCCCCGGGCTGGGCGGCGCGGCTGGAGGCGGCCTTCGACGCCGGCGCCGGCGCGGGCGAATGCGGCCTCGACTTCTCCGACGGCAGGCCCTCCCGGGAGCTCCAGGAGGAAGCCCTGCGCGCCCAGCTCGCCCTGGCCATCCGGCGCGACCTCCCGGTCTCCCTGCACTGCGTGAAGGCTGCGGGGCGCCTGCTGGAGATCCTCCGGGAGACCGGCCTCCCCGCCTCGGGCGGCCTCGTGCACGCCTTCTCCGGCGCCCCCGAGGTGGCCCTGGAGTTCCAGGCCCTCGGCCTGCACCTGTCCTTCGGGCGCGCCCTCACCGTTCCCGGCGCGAGGCGGGCCCACGCCTCCCTGGCGGCGCTGCGTGAGGACCGGATCCTCTTCGAGACGGATTCCCCCGACCTGCCCCCGGAGGGAGTGACCGGCCCCAACGAACCCGCCAACCTGGCGCGGATCGCCGCCGCTTCCCCCCGCCCGGTGCCCGCCCATGAAAACGCTTCGCGCCTCTTCAGGAGATGGTTGAGATGA
- a CDS encoding YaaA family protein: MILLISSAKKLDFDRPVPEVPISLPVHLPQARTLAGLLKKLDLGALGKLMAMSEDLAALTAGRYRAWKPPFSPANARPAALAYSGEAFNGLGATGMDAADLAFAQDRLRILSGLYGLLRPLDLIQPYRLEMGARLPNPKGPDLYAFWEGTLTRALKAALDGGPLVNLASGEFSRAVALPARTLTPVFLDGGKVVSFHAKRARGLMCRFAILNRIREPEGLKSFDSEGYAFDPKDSTGDRWVFRR; this comes from the coding sequence GTGATTCTCTTGATTTCCTCAGCGAAGAAATTGGATTTCGACCGGCCCGTCCCGGAGGTCCCCATTTCCCTCCCGGTCCACCTCCCGCAGGCCCGGACGCTGGCGGGCCTCCTGAAAAAGCTGGATCTGGGAGCCCTGGGCAAGCTCATGGCCATGTCCGAGGACTTGGCCGCTCTGACGGCAGGCCGCTACCGGGCCTGGAAACCCCCGTTCAGCCCGGCCAACGCCCGGCCGGCCGCCCTCGCCTACAGCGGGGAGGCCTTCAACGGGCTGGGCGCCACCGGCATGGACGCCGCGGACCTCGCCTTCGCCCAGGACCGCCTGCGCATCCTTTCGGGCCTCTACGGCCTGCTTCGCCCCCTGGACCTCATCCAGCCCTACCGCCTCGAGATGGGCGCGCGCCTGCCCAACCCCAAGGGCCCCGACCTCTACGCCTTCTGGGAAGGGACGCTCACCCGGGCCCTGAAGGCGGCCCTGGACGGAGGCCCCCTGGTGAACCTCGCGTCCGGGGAGTTCTCCCGGGCCGTGGCGCTCCCGGCCCGCACCTTGACGCCGGTGTTCCTGGACGGCGGCAAGGTGGTGAGCTTCCACGCCAAGCGGGCCCGGGGCCTCATGTGCCGCTTCGCCATCCTGAACCGGATCAGGGAACCCGAAGGGCTCAAGTCTTTCGACTCGGAGGGCTACGCTTTCGACCCCAAGGACAGCACCGGCGACCGCTGGGTCTTCCGGCGATAG